The sequence TCAAGCCAAGTTAAGAGTGATGGAACTGGTGAAAAATCTACAAGAGTGTTCTGTCAGTCTTGACCTATGGAAACATAGCGGCTCCTTGTCCTACCTCACGCTTACTATACATTATGTCAATGAAGCTTTTGAATCCAGGAATATGGTGCTATCAAGTAGGGTTGTTTCAGAAGACCTTTCTGAAGAAAGCCTAAAATTAGTTCTTCAAGATGTTGCAGATGAATGGGGAATACGAGCAAACACGTTCTATGCAGTGGGACTCAGCAGTCCTTCTGTTAAAATAGCAGCTTCTAAAGTGGGTTGGAAGTCTCTGCCATGTGTTGGACAGGTTTTGAAAAATTGCATTGAAGCTATACTCCAGCACCATACTATACAGACCACATTAGATAGGTACCGAAGATTGATAGCCACTATTTTCTCATCAGCAGCCCAAAATGAAGAGCTGACCACACATGGACCTGTTTTGAAGGTCCATTTAAAAATGTTCCTACGGGATGGTACAAAGTGGTACAGTATCTACACGTTATTGCAAAGCATAGTGGACCATTCCAAGTTTTTTAAAGGCTTAATTGAGACTTTGAATGAAGATGGTATTTCTCTGCAGCCAGACGACTGGTCAATACTCCAAGATGTCGTAGACATCCTTAAACCATTATTTATTGCTACCTCAACCTTTACCAAAGATCAGTTTGTGGGATTGTCACTGGTAAAGCCAGTAATCACCAGTTTGTTATATAAACATTTGGCCCCTAACGAGTGGGACTCAGAATTTTCCAAGAACATCAAAAAGGCCATACATGAGGAGTTGAGTTTTAAGTATTCAGATTCCGAAGtaaatcaggttctcaacttggcATGTGCTTTGGACCCTCGTTTCCGTGGCCTTGATTTCCTCAGCCAACCAGACCGTGTAGAGACCCTTCATGTGCTGAAGCTTGAGGCTTCAAGCCTGGCAAAAATACAGACAACGGAACCAATTTGTGTTACACCCGAACCTCAAAATTCAAGACCACCGTCCAAAAAAACCAAGCAGGACTCTGGTATAGAGTTTCTTTTGGGAGACTTGTGTAATGTAAGAAATTCATCAGCTAGCACTGTAAACCagcaggcagagcaggagattagtAGCTTCCAGACAAGTGAGGCTTCCTCTTTATGCCAGGACCCATTACAGTGGTGGAAGATGCACCACACACAATACCCTCTTCTGGCACGAGCAGCCCGTAAACTGTTGGCTATCCCTGCCACTTCTGTACCCACAAACTGGTTGTTCACAGATGCCGGCCTGACTGTTTACCGCAAGCGCTCTGCTCTAACTGCAGAACATGTTGATATGCTAGTCTTTCTCAATGGCAATAGGTTAGTTCTTTAAAGCTCGGCTGGTTGGTACTTCGCGTTTGTGCCTCTCCCACTCCAATTGTAGCCACCCTTTGCAAGTGGCCCATCATATATTCTCCAGGTCTGATCTAGTGCTTCCTCTACTTTCCTAAAAGAGGATAAGCTAAGAGACGTTTGTTCACACCAATAtctgtaatatacagtacatagtagACTATTTCACAGCTAATTAttgtttttatgttatttttttatgttagtgTATTGTCTGTCACAAGTGACCCAGTTCTCCTCCTTTTAAAGGCATATATATGTAGCATAGATTTCCGTTCCTGTTCTTGACTGTGTTGTAAGCACTGCAGTAGGTATCCCCTTTCTTTACTTTTGGGGAAAGGTTTGTGCTGACTGCAGTTATGCAATCCGAAAGCAAATCTAGTATTGCACACAGATGATGGAATGTATGGAAATCGATATGGGGCTAGTTGTTTTTAAATGAAACTCATTCAAAGGCATGAAGCAGAGCTCTTAACGATGTTTCTGAGGTGAACAAACCCTTTCTATGTGCATTAGCCAGAGCAGACCAGCTGTCACAAAGAGCAGTCTagctgggacaaccccttcaagcttTATTTACTGCCAGATGGATGCCCTGCCCTTTGATTAACAGATCGGCATAAATCTGATAATGTACCTAATCAGTTTTGCTGCATgggaggttttttattttttccgttaACATCCTCTTTGTCCAAAGACCTGCGTGTCCATAGGAATATATATGCCTGTCCTGAGTGTACACCGTATCCACACACACATTGAACCCCTTTTCTGTAGTTGTAGTACCACAGATGAGCAGATGGGGCAGAATTCGAGAAGACAGTATTATACTGCTGTGTTGTTTTTACGACTTAGCTCTAAACCCACCTTTCATATACTATAGTCAATATATTGATGCAAAGGTCTACCATTTTTCATCCATAAGCTAGAAGAGTAAGAGACTAAGCTTACTGAGCCTATGCAGGACATAGGGAGAGAGCAACTAATGAATAATCCCTTGTTCTGGCCAACTGGAGGCCACATCAGAGGGGCCATTACCACTTCTCCTTGGAGCTTTTTGTAGTTAGTCCTAAGCCTACCAGTATGATCAACAGATGTAAAATCTGTCAAATTGTATTTggattaacaaaaaaataaattcccataTGCTACTTGGAAACAGTCAGGAAACTGCTGTTGACAGATCTAATCGTATTGTGTTTTTATAATCCTCTTCTGATATTAATGGGCTGTTTGGCTCCTTGAGACCAAATTACCCCCTTTAATCTGTCATGCCTAATGTAGGTAATGGATATTCCTATGTTAATCAGACGATGTACCGTAAATGTTAATTCTCCAGTGCTGAACTATAAAACGGTCTGTTTTCAGAAGCATGCTTGATGATGGATTCCATTTAGCAATTGATTTTGTACTGCAAAACAAGTGAAGCCATGACGAGAAATGTAATATAGCTATATTTTACATTTGATGACTGGTAACCAGTTTTAGTGGAGCTTCACTAGTGATTCGAAGTAAATAAATGCACCAATGTAGTTTAGACTGTTTTATATCAGCGAGACCTTGTTGAGACACTATTTAGTGCACATActtcaaaaattataatttttatgcCCCTGTTTTGATCTGCAGGACTGCATTACTATAAAAATGTCATATAAGCCTTAATTTAACCCCTTTCCATCCTACGTAATACTATGACGTTGCTTCAAGTACCTAGTTAATGCAAACTGACATAATAGTACAGCACAGTGATAACGCAGGCTCAGGAGCTGTGTCTGTGCCATCACTCATACAGCTGTTCTCACTGCCATGGATCAGAAATAACTCTGATCCAGTCACTTTAACTCCTCATATGCCGAAGTCAatagtgaccatggcatctgagtgctTAGACAGAGGGAGGGACCTGCCACAATCGCTGTGTGCTGAGTACTTGTTATGGCAGACCCACCATATTGCTACATCTATTACCCACTGGCAGAATGTAATAGAATATCTGTAAAAATGCCTATACACTGTAATACAAAAGTATTACAGTGTACACTACCAGCGATTAAACGATCACAGGTTtaggtcccacaaggggactaaaaaagtgtagaaaaaaaaattattgaatgaagatattaaaatataaaaaaaaaaaaaaaaaaattcccatttcTCAGCATAATTAGTGTCACAGTGCctgaaaatgtctgaaatattaaaatatcTCGCTTCGTTAAtgctataaaaaagaaaaactatgctaaaattgtagttttttttttgtcaccactACTCGCATaaaatattaaagggattttccgagatttttatacaGATATTGAtggtggtctgacacccaggacctctgccgatcagctgtttgagaaggcaccagctgctgctttctctcagcttttcctaggccagtgacaacgcATTTATCAGTCACATGGTGTTCAGCGCGATACCAAacgcagccgctatacaatgtacagtgctgtgcttggtgagctgcgagaagggGGCAGCACTCACAGGAATGCCAataccttctcaaatagctgatctgtggggttcccaggtgtcggaccccactgatcaaactaatgacctatccagaggataggtcatcagtataaaaatcttggaaaacctctttaaaaattatttcagaATGTGGCGacacaaagcttttttttttttttttttttttttaaagcttttgaTTTTGTAAAAGTAGTAAAGCCTAACAAAAATTATACCTCCATAATTGTACTGACACTAGAATAAAGTTAACATGTCATAAACTTAAACAATCGCTTATGCAGCTATATTGATGGAAAAAAGttacggcaaaaaaaaaaatctctgggggacatttatcaagcttTTTATGCCACTATTGTGGTGTAACAAAGTCACAGATTATGGAGCACGCCatgtgtgcaccataatttgcgactttttttagCCACTCGGCACTTCAGAAAGGGGGGGCGTGACTTACAGGGAGGGGCAGAGCTTAGCACCTTTTGCcgcatttactataacttttgCCAGAAAGTGCCGGAAGATATAGCTGAAGTCGACTCCAGCCTGTAGCTGGCGTATACTTCCTTTTCTAGCACATGGCAGGGCAGAGATGTGCCTGATTTGTTAAGAGCCATCTGCCTCTAAATAAATTAGGTGCCTCCCACGTCAGTGCAGGgagattaaagggacactgacaggcccaaaaagcatatttaggtatatatatgacagtacaggtcttataaagtgtattagaatcatctaagtatccccccctgtccaccttataaatacagtaatctgaagttttataacctgcttgaatcgtcttcaatctgcccaaggggcggcgtttcatctcaacttgcgcccagccagccttgccacaactgccgtttgaagtgccgcccagctcatcaatatacacttcgctgggcggctactagtgtccccggccatcttcagcgcatgcgcccggcaccctcactggccgatgCAGCCTCTAAGAATCAgactgtacgcaggcgcgatgcgatcccggccagtgagggtgccgggcgcatgcgctgaagatggccggggacactagtagccgcccagcgaagtgaatattgataagctgggcggcgcttcaaacggcagttgtggcgaggctggctgggcgcaagttgagatgaaacaccgccccttgggcagattgaacacgattcaagcaggttataaaacttcattttactgtagttataaggttgacaggggggatacttagatgattctaatacactttataagacctgtactgtcatatatatatatatatacctaaatatgctttttgggcctgtcagtgtccctttaagactggcatatggatatgccagtcttgataaatgtccctcactgTATCTTTAAATACCAAATTGTCCCTTGGTCAAGTGGATTAAGAGTTATGTTTCTTACCTGTCATTTATTTTCTGTGTTGACTGCGTGACAGCTTTTTGTCTCTGCTTCATAAGACTCCTCTATTATCACGGACAGTTTTTCTGCGTTATTcactcctcagaatttcagacagCTATTTTACCCACCATACCTTACACTGCAGCCCATCTTCTtcagattctctgctgtgtataaGCACAGGCCTACCGGTAAATCactggttttatttattttacaagtAAATTATTACTGTGTTGTTATTTGACTGTCCAACTATGTAGTTCTGTGGCTGCTGTAAGGCCTTTACAGAGTGTGGTGAATGAAGCCGTGGAAAATAAGAAAAGTCTGATATTTCTAACTTTTCTTAaaaataaacttctgcaccatgCGAGCAGTAGGGGTATACTATTGAATGAAGGGATCTATTTCTGAGGCATTATGTAGAAGGGGGGTTAGATTAGAGAATGTGGTAGGGATGCAAAGATGTGTTTAGGGCACACTTAACACTGTAGATGTTGAGAATTAACTTGATTGGATTAGTTCATTCTAGAAAACTGGTGCAGCCTGAAGACATGAGTGGGAGGTTCGGATTGTGGAGAAGGATAATCTCTGATTGTTGGCAGAATGTAGAGCACTGGTAGCATGGCATGGAGTAGATGTAGGGCGGTGCGGCACTGTGgagtgctttgttagtgaaagtgATAACTTTAAATTGTATTATATAGTAAATGGGAAATcattgcagtgactggcacagggcaaaGATATCGGTGCTGTGACAGGCAGAGGGCGGAGGCAttagtgcagtgactggcacaggtcaAAGGCATCagtatagtgactggcacagggcggaggcatcagtGCCGagactggcacagggcggaggcatcagtgccgtgactggcacagggcggaggcatcagtGCCGTGACTGGCACAGGGGCGGAGGCATCAGTGCCGTGACTGGCACAGGGGCGGAGGCATCAGTGCCGTGACTGGCACAGGGGCGGAGGCatcagtgcagtgactggcacagggtaacgGTTTAACAGATAGATGAGCATTTAGACTAGATTTAAGAGGGAAGAATTTGGGGAGGGGAAGACCGATTTAGTAATGAGTTACAGCAATGTAGATGAAAATGAATCGGGGTGAATCATGAATAAgagttttggccattttcacAGTAAGAAAGAAAAAAGCATATATGGATCCTGAAGAACAGAACTATATTATAAATCATTAGCACCACCTTAGAAAAtgctgaggtggggggggggggggatgcagtgACAGCATCATGACCTTGCTCAATACCGTTATTTGTTATATATCATTTTTATTGGAAAGAAATAATTCAATTCTCAAAAACTAAATCCATCACCTATAATAAAACCAGCCCAACCAACCAGCCGTAGAAAACTAAACATCTAATTAGTATTGCTTATTATATAGTTTTGAAATTTTTAAGCAGAACATCTTGTTCACGGAACCGATGCCCACACAGCACAGTAGTAATTCAATAGATGCACTGTTTATGTGAGCTTACATCTGGTTACCTTGCTCTGACTAATATGTATAATGTGGTTACACTGGGTGTAGTGAATGGCTCTGACCACCATACATTACAGTGGAGTTCTCTGTGCATCATAAGACGTCACTCGAAAACCATCTGTATTCATCTAAATAGagatgggggagatttatgaaactgtctaAAAGGAAGACAGTCTTTGTTGCCCCTATAAACcagtcacagcacagctttcatttcttattcAGCGCTttaaaaatgaaagctgcgctgtgattggtttgcCAGGGGCAACAAAGATAGCCCCCTCTTTTAGACCCCTAAAGAGTTTACTTTTAGTTTTCTTAAGTGCTGTTGGTATTCTAGGAGTTTTTGATGAGATCTTTCTCATTTATAGGCACAGCATATCAGACATGTTAGGCTCAAATTTGAAATATATGGAAAAGAAAAGGTTAAAAAGTTAAAATAGGTTAATTTTCTTGGAGGGGAAAAAAGCGTGTGATTGGTATGGTCAAACACTTGGGACATCACAGATCCGCATTATGAAGcagatgaatagagttgagctgtAGCATACAGATGAGGCACTGTGTCTGGATAAAAAAATTAAGGGGCTATGGCTCTCACTGGAGTGTTGCAGTTCTTTCACCCTGCTGATCATTTcagggtcccagtggtcagagcCAGAGATCAAACAACAGTTGTCCATCCTAAGTGTTTTTTCTGGAGGTCCCTTTAAGGTATGATTTAGAAAAAGGACCCAGATCACTAGAGCAAAATGGCCATAAAACTAGGTAGACTATGGGTGAAATTTATCAAGACTGATGCGAAATataccaaatttattaagaggtgaaCACCACCTAATTT is a genomic window of Bufo bufo chromosome 1, aBufBuf1.1, whole genome shotgun sequence containing:
- the LOC121002623 gene encoding E3 SUMO-protein ligase ZBED1-like, which encodes MQAAEEACAQLEDELLFCEDCRLYFRDSCPQHGAPTFILDTPVPENVQSRALLSLPDGLVVKERSQGGFGVWCTIPIIPRGCIFGPFEGEILVDRSECTVYSWAIRDNGSYFYIDASDDSKSSWMRYVACASTEEEHNLTVFQYRGKIYYRACQPIPSGAELLVWIGEEYARTLGLKLGEHFKYEFGEKELLMKLFQDLHLKTLDSLPNHISPRSQYVCSDMSTPIMQSHKQNYPLNNIGHSSSGFQLLEGTQNLVSLGRAQSRYWTFFGFQGDAYGRIIDKTKIICKLCGVRLSYSGNTTNLRQHLIYKHRQEYNELVGTQGAVVEPQKNIDSVSPRELPSRAVVTPTVSRTTKAVADFIVRDLMPVEIIEGEGFVQMLSILDPNYKLPAASFLAHTILQEMHIQAKLRVMELVKNLQECSVSLDLWKHSGSLSYLTLTIHYVNEAFESRNMVLSSRVVSEDLSEESLKLVLQDVADEWGIRANTFYAVGLSSPSVKIAASKVGWKSLPCVGQVLKNCIEAILQHHTIQTTLDRYRRLIATIFSSAAQNEELTTHGPVLKVHLKMFLRDGTKWYSIYTLLQSIVDHSKFFKGLIETLNEDGISLQPDDWSILQDVVDILKPLFIATSTFTKDQFVGLSLVKPVITSLLYKHLAPNEWDSEFSKNIKKAIHEELSFKYSDSEVNQVLNLACALDPRFRGLDFLSQPDRVETLHVLKLEASSLAKIQTTEPICVTPEPQNSRPPSKKTKQDSGIEFLLGDLCNVRNSSASTVNQQAEQEISSFQTSEASSLCQDPLQWWKMHHTQYPLLARAARKLLAIPATSVPTNWLFTDAGLTVYRKRSALTAEHVDMLVFLNGNRLVL